The Sulfurospirillum deleyianum DSM 6946 nucleotide sequence GGGCTACTAAAAAGACAAGAATCAAAAAAGCAACTAAAATCAAGATACGCTTTACTTTAAGGGTTTTGTTGTCCCCTTTTTCTAAAACAATATCGCTAAGTTCATTTCTATTTTCCATCATTTCTCCTTTGGAGTGATCATACTAAAAAGTTGTGTGATGCAAAGCAAGCTTTACATATGTTTTGACCATGAGGCACCGCGTTCTTTTTGGTAGAGCTCATAGGGCAATGCCAAAATATTAAACTCACGAGGAAGTTCTTGTGTGGGAAACATACGCCATTCACGGGGAAGCTTTTGTGAAAGTTTTGCAGAGAGCATTTTAGCAATCTGGTATCCCTCTTGCAGGGTAGTATGCCCTTTATGAACATACAAATGCAAATGCCCTTCCGTTTTACTTGTAAACGCCGTGAAATTGATGAACCCTTCTTCCCTAAGCAAAAGCTGTGCCCTATGCCAAAATCGTTCAGTATTGCGTCCATTATAATCAAAAACAATATTTTCAACTTTATCAAAACGATTGATCAATGAGTGCGCAACGGTGATTTTACCGTCCAAATGGTCTTTAATAATGCTGTTGCTTAAAGGTTGGTCAATACGCTCAAATTTGTCAAAAAAAACTCGACCTCCAAAATCAATTTTTTGGACAATGGCGTCTCGCTTTATCCAATAATGGTCTGTAATCATTTTAATAAGAGAGACGTCCATTGTGTACATTATTGAGCCTTAGTAGGTTGGTCTATCGTAAATGATGAAGTGACTAGCAAGTGCTTTCATCTCTGCTTTAATCGTTACATGTAACGCTTCATCATAAATATTATCCAATACATCAGCGATTTTATTTGCAATGATTTCGAACTCTTTTTCTTTCATACCACGTGCGGTTAGGGCAGGTGCGCCAATTCTAACACCACTGGTAACAAAAGGACTTCTGGTTTCACCAGGTACGGTGTTTTTATTGACGGTGATACCTGCTCGGCCAAGAGCGGCATCGGCATCTTTACCACTAAACGCTTTGTTAAGGAAAGAGACAAGCACAAGATGGTTATCCGTTCCGCCACTAACGATATCGTATCCTCGTTTCATCAACACATCCGCTAAAACCTTTGCGTTGGCACGGACTTGTTTGGCATAAACTGTCCACTCAGGTTTTAAATTTTCAGCAAACCCAACCGCTTTGGCTGCGATAACATGCACCAATGGACCACCCTGAATTCCTGGGAAAATAGCGCTGTTCACTTTTTTAGCTATCTCTTCATCGTTGGTTAGGATAATACCACCACGAGGACCACGAAGTGTTTTATGGGTGGTTGATGTGACAATATGGCAGTGTGGAAATGGGCTTGGATGCTCTCCTGCTGCAACGAGTCCTGCGATATGTGCGATATCGGCAAAAAGATAAGCGCCTACTTCATCTGCGATTTCTCTAAATTTGGCAAAATCAAGCTCTCTTGGGTATGCACTGGCACCACAAACAATCATTTTTGGTTTGACAATATGAGCGATTTCTCTGACTTTTTCGTAGTTAATACGACCATCTAGCTCCACGCCATAGAAAAAGCTTGAGTAAGTTTTTCCCGAACTACTGACTTTCGAGCCGTGGGTTAAGTGACCGCCGTGGCTTAAATCCATTCCTAAGATTTTATCGTAAGGATTGAGGAGCGCTTGGTAAACACCTTGGTTGGCTTGACTTCCTGAATTCGGTTGGACATTGGCATAGGCACAACCAAAAAGTTGGCACACTCTATCTATGGCTAGTTGTTCAACCGCATCCGCAAATTCACATCCACCATAGTAGCGTTTACCAGGGTATCCTTCCGCGTATTTGTTGGTGAAGACACTTCCCATGGCTTCCATGACCGCAGGATAGGTGAAGTTTTCACTGGCAATCATCTCAAGATGGTCACATTGACGCTCCAACTCTTTAACGGTTAGTTCATAAACAACAGGGTCAACAGTTTTTAAAATACTCATTTTTCATTCCTCATCTTTTTGTGTTGGTTCATCCGCTTCATTGAGTGGTTTCATGGCAGGGAAAAGAATCACATCTTTAATCGATGCTTCATTGGTTAAAAGCATGGTTAAACGATCAATACCCATTCCTTGTCCCGCCGTTGGCGGTAAGCCATACCCAAGTGCGTGAACATAGTCTTCATCCATCTCATGCGCTTCGTCATCACCCGCATTCTTCGCTTGGAGTTGTTTCGCAAACCTCTCATATTGGTCAATCGGGTCATTGAGCTCATTAAATCCATTAGCAATTTCTCGCCCCGCAATAAAGAGCTCAAAACGCTCTGCAATATGTGGATTGCTCTCACTTCTTCGAGCCAACGGACTAATTTCAATAGGATAGTCAATAATAAACGTTGGATCAATCAGTTTTTCTTCAACAAAAAGATCAAACAGCTCTTCATAGAGTTTGCCAAGACTGAGGTTACTTTCAACACTCAAACCTTTACTTTGAATGTAAGCAATAATCTTTTGGCAATCGTCTAAGATTTTATCAGGCACACCACCAATCTCACTAAGTGCGGCTCGAAAAGCAATTTTACGAAATGGTTTAGAAAAGTCGATTTCAATATCACCATAAGGTAGTTTTTTAGGGAGTTTTAACTTTTTAAGGAGGACATCAAACATCTCTTCACTCAAGTGCATTAAATCGTGGTAATTATGATACGCCCAATAAAACTCAATCATGGTAAATTCTGGATTGTGGGTTTGATCCATCCCCTCATTTCTAAAGTTACGATTAATTTCAAAAACAGCTTCAAAGCCACCGACCACTAAACGTTTGAGGTAAAGCTCAGGTGCAATGCGAAGGTATCTATCCACACCTAGTGCATTGTGATGGGTAACAAATGGTTTGGCGTTTGCTCCCCCTGCGATAGGATGCATCATTGGTGTTTCGACTTCAAGAAAATCTCTCTCTTCAAAGAAATGACGAATTTCACTAACGATTTTGCTTCTGATTTTAAATGTTTTTCGAACATCACTGTTCATAATCATATCAAGGTAGCGTTTTCGATACCGAAGTTCTTTATCTTGAAGACCATGAAACTTCTCTGGTAGAGGAATAATAGACTTTGTCGCAATATCAAGCGCTTTTACATGTAACGATAATTCACCTGTTTTAGTGACAAAAGGAAAACCTGAAACAGTGATAATATCACCGACTTCAATCAGCTTTTTCGCCTCATCAAACCATGCTTCTCCTATGGATTCACGACTGAAATAAATTTGCAAAATGCCATGTTCATCTTCGATTTTAGCAAACGCAGCTTTTCCCATATGGCGCAAAAATTTAATACGTCCAACAATAGTATTGTTTTTATTCTCATCGCGTTTGAGTTCACTCTCAATCACATAATCATAACATTCTAAAAACTCTTTTGTGCTCGTGTCTTTAATAATATTATGTCGATAAGGGTTGTGTCCTAGAGATTGAAGTGCTTTACCTTTTTCAATCCGTTGTTGTTGGTATTGGTCTTGAAATATCAAAATAGTATCCTTCTTGTGAGGGGTTAATGTTTTTCTTTCGCACACTTTTCACACAATCCACGCAGTTGCATCAGATGGCTTGTGATATGAAAATTATGTGCTTTGGCAATATCCAGCTGTAATTGCTCAATTTTATCGTTTTGGAATTCGATGATAAGCCCACAGCTTTTACAAATCATATGGTCATGATGTGGCTTATTGGCTAGTTCAAATTTCTTTCCCGCAACACCAAATGAGATGGATGTGACCATAAGGGACTCTTCTAAAAGGTTTAGCGTACGATAAACGGTTGCAATGCCAATATTGAGTTCGGGATATTTGGTTTTAAGATAAATATAAAGATCTTCTGGTGTAAAGTGCTCGTTTTGTTCATAGAGTGTTTTGAGAATCACTTCACGTTGTTTGGTAAATTTCAGTTTATTCTCTTTCAGTAACTCTTTAAAAGTGGAAAGCAAAGATGCATACTCAAGGTTTTCAAAGGTATCATTAATCATTGGGTTTTCCTTCTGAAGAGGTGTTGTTTTCTTTAGCTTGAATGCTTTCTAACATCGTATGGGTATCTAGTTTTACAATAGCTTTTCCTGTTTCTAAAAAGAGGGGGAACATCATGCTTTGTTGGACATAAGGCTCAATACGAGATTTAACAAACTCAATGTTGTTAAGAGCTACAGAGAGTGCTGAAAAAACTAAAAAGATTTTCATACTTCCTACGGCAAATCCTAAAAGTTTGTCAATAATACCAAGACCACTTAAATTGATAATATGTGAAAGAAGATAACCCAACAAAAGAGCACTGATCCAAAAAAGAATTAACACAGCGATAAAACCAAAAAGGTAGAGGGATGCTTTGTTTCCGAATGCGAAAAGGTGTGCGTGGATGAGTTCTCCTGCTTCAGAGGCATACCGTGATGCAAAAAAGATACCACCAATAATTCCTAAAAGACCAAAAACTTCTTTGATAAAGCCATTGATAATACCTTTGATTCCGAGAATAAGTACCAAAGCTAATGCAATAAGATCAAACATTACAACATGTGTCATTAAAACGCACTCCTAAAACAATTTTTACCACTTTTTTTTGCTTCATACAGTGCCTTATCAGCTTTGTCTAGTATTTCATCTACGCTCATGTTTTGTCTATGGGAACAAATACCTGCACTGAGGGTCAGATGAATATCATGATTTTTGTAAAGCAGTTTACTATCACTGGTCTCTTTTAAAATACGGTCGATAATTTTAATGGCTTCATCAAGGGATGTTCGATTTAAAATGACAACAAACTCTTCCCCTCCATAACGATAAATACGCGTACCACGTCTCAGTGAGTTTTGAATGAGTTTTGAGAGAAAAATGAGTGTTTTATCTCCTGCAATATGTCCAAACGCGTCGTTGATACTCTTAAAATCATCCGCATCAAACATGACAAGGTGCATATCAAGGTCTTTCTCTTTTCCAAAACTTAAAACTTCTTCAAGGTCTTTAACCAAAACTCTTCGATTGTGTGTTTTTGTCAATGGATCAATATTGGATTCACGCTCCAACCTCTCCACTTCAAGTTTTAATTTGGCAATCGTTTCATCAGCGACTTGAAGTTCTTGAAAAATTTTAGTTTGGAAATTATCAAATGCTTGAAGCACATAGTTTGTATCGATGCTGTTATACCCTTTTTTAATAGCATCAATATCGACAGCAGTTTCATCGGAAATAAATTTTAAAGTATCATTGGTTTTGACAAACTCTTCCAAGCCTTTTTTGACCAATCCAAAGCATGTTTCACTCACCATCTCTTCTTGAGAGGCGTTAGAAAAGAGATAACTGTGTTTTTTGGGGAGATCCAAAATCTCATCGTTACCATTTTTTTCTAATGTTTCAATGAACATGTCATGGTAATACTTAGGATAAGGAGGAATCTCTAAGGTATGTAATTTTTGAAATGTCTCTCCAGCAATTTGAAAAATAAGTGTTGAAATATGATTATTATTGTTCATGGTACCCTAATTTAGACAAATTAATTTTGTTCGATTATAGCTTGAAGAAGCTGTAATCTTTGTAAAATAGTTTGATTATGCAAGAATTTAAATGCCCATATTGTTTAAAAGTTCTTGAGGTTGGGTCGAATAACGAATCGCATCTTCTTTGGTAATAAAGTTGGCTCGAAGATGTTTCATCATTGCTTGTGTCTGCGTAATCATGCCTGTTTTTTGTTGGTTGAGTTGCATTTGTGAATAGATTTGGTGCATTTTATTTTCACGGATAAGGTTCGCAATAGGCGCATTATTGATCATAATTTCGTGAATAGCCACCCTTCCTCCGCCAATACGAGGGAGGAGACTTTGTGAAATAACAGCATATAATGAGGATGCTAGCATATTTCTCACTTGTACCTGTTCTGCACCTTCAAAACTATCGACGATACGATTAATCGTTTGAACAGCAGAGTTTGTATGCAATGTTCCTAGTACCAAGTGACCTGTTTCAGCTGCGGTAATAGCGGTACTAATCGTTTCTTGATCACGCATTTCCCCTACAAGGATGACATCGGGGTCTTCACGTAAAGAAAATTTAAGTGCACGTGCAAAGCTTTTGGTATCATCCCCCACATTGCGGTGGGAAAAGAGAGCTTTTTTGTTATTGTGAATAAATTCGACAGGATCTTCGATGGTAATAACGTGACGATGTTCATAAAGGTTGATTTCATTCAGGAGGGCAGCTAGGGTCGTTGACTTTCCGCTACCTGTTGGCCCAGTAACTAAGATAAGTCCTTTTTCTCTTTTAACAACATCTTTAAAAACAATAGGCGCATTGAGTTCATCTAACGAGGGAATTTCTATGGGGATAATTCTAAATGCCGCAGCTAATTCGCCTCCCATCGTATAGTAATAATTCGCACGAAAACGTCCAATATCTGGGAACATAATGGCAAAGTCGAGTTCTTTTTCTTCTTCAAGTTTCTTTTTTTGTTTATCGGTAATGAGGGTATAGCAAATTTCTTCGATGATATTACCATCAAGTTTTTCCATATCAAGAGGAACTAGTTTCCCATCGATACGAATTTGAGGTTCACTACGGCTGACCAGATGTAAATCAGATGCTTTATACGCAACAACATTTTTCAATAATGCCTTAATGTTAATTGATGCCATAGATTCCTCTTTTTTAGCTAGTTTGATACTTACTCAATAATTTTTGGAACGACAAAAAAACCATTTTCACTCTGTGGGGCATGCTGTAAAATTGTTTTCACAATGTTGGAATTTAAAGCAGGAACATCTTCTCGAAACGGTGTTCCTCCCTGAAGCGTTGTAAAGGTTGCTTCTTCGCCTTGAAGATCGAGTTCATTGAGATTTTCAACAAAATTTACAATTTCACTGAGTTGTTGAATCACGCCTTCTCTTTTTTCGTCACTAATACGTAGTGAAGAGAGCTTTTCGAGTTTTGTCAGTAAGGTGTTATTAATTTTCATTCGTAAAAAGCCTTAAGTTATTTTAAAGAGGCATTATAGCAAATTCTCTATTGTGAGATACTGAAATACGAATCTGCAAACATATAATCTTTTTATATTTCTTGTGATAAACTTTTGGAAGATTATAAAAATTCGTAGTAAGGAAACCGTTTGGGACTTAAAGAAAATATTCAAGTGGTTAAAGAAGAGATGAGTACAGAAGAGCAATTTCTTGAGGGAATCATCAAGGGAGAGCGTTTCTTTAAGCGTAATAAAAAATATATTCTTTCGGCAGTGGTACTCGCATTTCTTGGTATTGGAGCATATGGTATCAATGACATGATTGTTTCACAGCAACTTAAAGCTTCCAATGAAGCCTACGCACTTCTTTTAAAGGATGCTAATAATACAGCAGCTAAAGAGGTATTGCAGCAAAAAAATCCAAAGTTATATACGCTTTTTCTTTTTGAACAAGCTCTTTTTCAAGGAGATAAAGCGACACTTGTTCAGGTGGCTTCGTCGAAAGAAGATGCTATTTTACACGATATCGCTTTGTATCAATTATCGCAACTTGATGCGAATGCTACTGAAAAAGGAGCATTGATGGGTGGGATGATTTTGCTTCAGGAAGGTTATACGCTTTTAAAAGAGGGAAAAGTTGATGAGGCGAGGTTGAAGTTTGCACAAATTGATGTGAATTCACCTTTAAAACAGATTGCAAAAAATTTAGAACACTATCAAGGTTTGAAATAATGAAATACGCAAAAATTGTTTTTTCACTTTTGGCTTTAGCATTTATCGTAAGTGGTTGTGGTACCAAACGTCAATATTTTGAGCCTGAAACGCTTTCTGGAAAATTGAGTTATGATGGTTCTTTGCCTGCGTCTATTGTGGATACCGTAAGGGATGGTGCAACTTTAGAAAATGGTCAAGTTGTCACGAAAAAAGGACTCTCATCGGTTATTTTACCTAAAGATTATGTCTATTATGGCGAAAATAATGGACGTTATATTGCTGCATCAAAATGTGGAGCTTTGGTGATTGTCGATGAGAAAAAAAATACGCTTTTCCAAAAAGCGTGTGATATTTCTATCGCCTCAGCTGCTTTGAAAGGCAATTTATTAGCGCTTGTTTTAGCTTCGAACGAACTGGTCTTAGTTGATATTAACGAAGGTAAAGAGGTTATGCACCTTTCGCAAGAAAATGTGTATGCGTTAGATTCACGGATCGCAGCACCTCATTTTTTAGGGGATCTTATTATTTTCCCCACATTAGATGGAAAATTGGTGATTGTGGACGAAGTGACAAAAAAACCGATTCGTGATGTTGTGGTTAGTAATGAAAAGTTTTTTGGTAATGTCATCTATCTTCAGGTCTTAGGTGATCGTTTAGTGGCTGCAACCAAAAGTAAAGTCGTTTCTATTAGTCCTCGTTCAATTAACTTTTTAGAAGCAGATGTCAGGGATGTGATTGTATTAAAAAATCGTATTTTTGTTTTCACCAAAGATGGTAAAGTCATGTTAACAGATGCAGATCTTAAAGTGCTCAAAGATAGAAAATTTACTTTTGCGACATTTGCAGGAACAATTTATGGTGATTTCATTTATATGATTGAGAAGGGTGGATATGTGATAGCAACGGATATAGATTTAATCTCTACCAATGTTTATAAACTGCCTGATGAGATTGAAAGTTATCTGTTTACAACAGAAGATACGCTTTACTACGAAAATCACTTTTTTAAACTCAATCGAAAACCCTAATCGTTAGTCTAGTGTTATCATGAAAGAGATGTTAGAACGTATTTGCAATAAACATATCGTTTTTACATCTCTACACGTAATAGACCCCAAGGTGTTGAATAGCCGTAAAAAAATAGCTATTTTCAGCGGTGTTGATCAAAAATCTTTTTATCATCTCATGATACGTTCTGAGCAAACAAGTCGATTTATTCGAAAAAATGCAGACGAGATAGTGCATTTATATGGTCTCATCTCTTTACATGTAAACCATCAGTATAAATATAAACATTTGATGATACAAGCCCCTTTGTGTTCTAAAGCGGCGTCTCTTCTTCACGAAAAAGGTTGGAAAATTTACAATGATGTTGTGTGATATTGGTAATTCCAATGCAGATTTTTATCAAGATGGAAAGGTATGGACACTCTCACATAAAGAGTTTGAACACTTTACGCCTAAAGAGAAAGTGTATTATATTTGTGTGAATGATCCGATTCAAAAAAGATTAAAAACAAAAGAGTTGTTTATTGACCTAGAGCCTTACTTTGAGTTTGACACCATTTATCAAGGGATGGGAATTGATAGAATTGCGGCATGTTATACGATTAAAGATGGAATGATTGTGGATGCAGGAAGTGCCATTACGATTGATATTATGTCCGCAGGAATGCATTTAGGTGGATTTATTTTGCCAGGACTGAGTGCGTATGAAAAAGGATATGCCTCCATTTCTGAGCGTTTAAAGATGCCACTTAATCCTAGCATTGCGCTGGATGCTCTGCCTCAAAAAACGAGTGATGCACTCTCTTATGGCGTCATTAAATCTATTATTACTCTTTTAGAGATTACATGTAAAGATAAACGAATCTTTTTTACAGGTGGAGACGGGAAGTTTTTTTCTAAATTTTTTAGTAATGCGATTTTTGATCGTACACTTATTTTTAGAGGAATGCTGAAAGTCATTCAAGAAGCACATTTAGATTAAAAGGAAAACCTATGTTAACTGTTGCATTACCTAAAGGTAGAATTGCAGAAGATACCCTTGCTATTTTTGAAAAAATTTTTGGAACAGAATTTCGTTTTGATGATCGTAAGCTCATTTTAGAGGCAGATGGATTTCGCTTTTTGTTGGTGCGCAATCAAGATGTCCCTGCGTATGTTTTACATCAATCCGCTGATATTGGTGTTGTAGGCTTGGATGTTTTAGAAGAGAAAGATGAAGATTTATTGCGATTATTAGATTTGGGTATTGGTAAGTGTAAGGTGTGTGTGGGGATTCAAGAAGGTAAAGAGATTGATTACAGTGCTCCTGAATTAAAAGTTGCAACGAAAATGACCCATATTACTCAAAAGTATTTTTCAAAAAAAGCGATGGCAGTAGAGATTATTAAACTCTATGGCTCGATTGAGTTAGCTCCTCTTGTTGGGCTTTCAGATGTGATTGTGGATGTCGTTGAAACGGGAAGTACGATGAAACAAAATGGCTTAAAAGTAGTCGAAACGATTTTGGAATCATCGGCGTATTTAATTGCGAATAAAAATAGTTTTATTGAAAAAAAAGAAGAAATCACATCACTTTATTATAAGATTAATGCGATTGTAAATTAAAGGTTGCTGATCAAAAAAGATCAGCAACCTTAGCAATTTTACTGCTTAAATCATTCTCTCGAATAGGCTTTACCAAAAAATCAAACGCTCCATGTTCAAATGCTTCATTTTTACGTGTTTCATCTGTGGTGAGAACAATAATAGGAATTTTTTTAAATTCTAGCATAGATTGAATGTTTGTCAAAAATTCGATGCCATCCATAACAGGCATTTTGATGTCTAGCAATACAAGGTCAATATCGCCTTGTGTCTTAAGAAGATTGATAGCATCGAGTCCGTTGGTGGCTTCCATAATCACATCAACGGTTTGATTTTTGCGCAACATGGAACTAATTAATTTCAGATTAATAAAATCGTCATCAACGGCTAAAATTTTTAACTTTTTTTGCATTAGAGTACCTTTTTAAATAAACTTGTGAATGAGTGTTTCTAAATCTTTTTTGCTAATTTGATTTGGTAAGATAGCGTCAAATGCAACCGTGCTTTCTAGATTTTTATCTTTTGGATCAACAAACATAACGGTATGTATTTTACCTAAATTTTGTTCATTTGTGATGGATTGAACAATCGATGCGAAGCTCTCTAAATCTTCTAAAAGCATCTCTTTATCAAACAGAACTAATTTATAATGGTTGGATTGAAGCTTGTTTTTAAGATCATTATACGATGTCGAAGCGTCAACATTTTCACACATTTTACTGAGTACGCTGGTGAAAATTTTTGTTTCAATCGGGCTTTTTTTCAAAACCAAAATATCTTTTACGACAACGGAAGATAACGCTGGGATGATTGGTTCATTTGACTCATTTTCATTTACTGTAAGAGCCTCAAAAGAGGGAGAGTGCTCTATAGTCTCTTCTACTTTTGTCTCGGGATTTGATATCGGTGCTATCTCTGGTTGTACCTCATTGGTGGTTGCTTCATTGTCTATTTTATTGTGCATAAAAACATTGAGGATGTTAATGATATTATCTTTTTTAATAGGTTTTGTGATGTACTCATCCAATCCCTCTTTCATAAAACGCTCACGATCACCTTTAAGTGCGTTAGCGGTAATAGCAACGATAGGTATGTGCGTTTGATGATTTTTTTCTTCATACTCTAAAATTTTATGGGTCGCTTCAATACCATCCATAACAGGCATTGCAATATCCATAAAAATCATATCAAACGTATCTGTTTTTCTGCGCTCTAATGCTTGAAGACCATTGGGTACGATAGTGATATTTAAGCCTAAATCTTCTAAGGTACGACGGATGAGCTTT carries:
- a CDS encoding DUF1882 domain-containing protein, giving the protein MYTMDVSLIKMITDHYWIKRDAIVQKIDFGGRVFFDKFERIDQPLSNSIIKDHLDGKITVAHSLINRFDKVENIVFDYNGRNTERFWHRAQLLLREEGFINFTAFTSKTEGHLHLYVHKGHTTLQEGYQIAKMLSAKLSQKLPREWRMFPTQELPREFNILALPYELYQKERGASWSKHM
- a CDS encoding serine hydroxymethyltransferase encodes the protein MSILKTVDPVVYELTVKELERQCDHLEMIASENFTYPAVMEAMGSVFTNKYAEGYPGKRYYGGCEFADAVEQLAIDRVCQLFGCAYANVQPNSGSQANQGVYQALLNPYDKILGMDLSHGGHLTHGSKVSSSGKTYSSFFYGVELDGRINYEKVREIAHIVKPKMIVCGASAYPRELDFAKFREIADEVGAYLFADIAHIAGLVAAGEHPSPFPHCHIVTSTTHKTLRGPRGGIILTNDEEIAKKVNSAIFPGIQGGPLVHVIAAKAVGFAENLKPEWTVYAKQVRANAKVLADVLMKRGYDIVSGGTDNHLVLVSFLNKAFSGKDADAALGRAGITVNKNTVPGETRSPFVTSGVRIGAPALTARGMKEKEFEIIANKIADVLDNIYDEALHVTIKAEMKALASHFIIYDRPTY
- the lysS gene encoding lysine--tRNA ligase; its protein translation is MFQDQYQQQRIEKGKALQSLGHNPYRHNIIKDTSTKEFLECYDYVIESELKRDENKNNTIVGRIKFLRHMGKAAFAKIEDEHGILQIYFSRESIGEAWFDEAKKLIEVGDIITVSGFPFVTKTGELSLHVKALDIATKSIIPLPEKFHGLQDKELRYRKRYLDMIMNSDVRKTFKIRSKIVSEIRHFFEERDFLEVETPMMHPIAGGANAKPFVTHHNALGVDRYLRIAPELYLKRLVVGGFEAVFEINRNFRNEGMDQTHNPEFTMIEFYWAYHNYHDLMHLSEEMFDVLLKKLKLPKKLPYGDIEIDFSKPFRKIAFRAALSEIGGVPDKILDDCQKIIAYIQSKGLSVESNLSLGKLYEELFDLFVEEKLIDPTFIIDYPIEISPLARRSESNPHIAERFELFIAGREIANGFNELNDPIDQYERFAKQLQAKNAGDDEAHEMDEDYVHALGYGLPPTAGQGMGIDRLTMLLTNEASIKDVILFPAMKPLNEADEPTQKDEE
- a CDS encoding Fur family transcriptional regulator yields the protein MINDTFENLEYASLLSTFKELLKENKLKFTKQREVILKTLYEQNEHFTPEDLYIYLKTKYPELNIGIATVYRTLNLLEESLMVTSISFGVAGKKFELANKPHHDHMICKSCGLIIEFQNDKIEQLQLDIAKAHNFHITSHLMQLRGLCEKCAKEKH
- a CDS encoding CvpA family protein; the encoded protein is MTHVVMFDLIALALVLILGIKGIINGFIKEVFGLLGIIGGIFFASRYASEAGELIHAHLFAFGNKASLYLFGFIAVLILFWISALLLGYLLSHIINLSGLGIIDKLLGFAVGSMKIFLVFSALSVALNNIEFVKSRIEPYVQQSMMFPLFLETGKAIVKLDTHTMLESIQAKENNTSSEGKPND
- a CDS encoding GGDEF domain-containing protein, with product MNNNNHISTLIFQIAGETFQKLHTLEIPPYPKYYHDMFIETLEKNGNDEILDLPKKHSYLFSNASQEEMVSETCFGLVKKGLEEFVKTNDTLKFISDETAVDIDAIKKGYNSIDTNYVLQAFDNFQTKIFQELQVADETIAKLKLEVERLERESNIDPLTKTHNRRVLVKDLEEVLSFGKEKDLDMHLVMFDADDFKSINDAFGHIAGDKTLIFLSKLIQNSLRRGTRIYRYGGEEFVVILNRTSLDEAIKIIDRILKETSDSKLLYKNHDIHLTLSAGICSHRQNMSVDEILDKADKALYEAKKSGKNCFRSAF
- a CDS encoding type IV pilus twitching motility protein PilT, with amino-acid sequence MASINIKALLKNVVAYKASDLHLVSRSEPQIRIDGKLVPLDMEKLDGNIIEEICYTLITDKQKKKLEEEKELDFAIMFPDIGRFRANYYYTMGGELAAAFRIIPIEIPSLDELNAPIVFKDVVKREKGLILVTGPTGSGKSTTLAALLNEINLYEHRHVITIEDPVEFIHNNKKALFSHRNVGDDTKSFARALKFSLREDPDVILVGEMRDQETISTAITAAETGHLVLGTLHTNSAVQTINRIVDSFEGAEQVQVRNMLASSLYAVISQSLLPRIGGGRVAIHEIMINNAPIANLIRENKMHQIYSQMQLNQQKTGMITQTQAMMKHLRANFITKEDAIRYSTQPQELLNNMGI
- the gatC gene encoding Asp-tRNA(Asn)/Glu-tRNA(Gln) amidotransferase subunit GatC translates to MKINNTLLTKLEKLSSLRISDEKREGVIQQLSEIVNFVENLNELDLQGEEATFTTLQGGTPFREDVPALNSNIVKTILQHAPQSENGFFVVPKIIE
- a CDS encoding type III pantothenate kinase; this encodes MMLCDIGNSNADFYQDGKVWTLSHKEFEHFTPKEKVYYICVNDPIQKRLKTKELFIDLEPYFEFDTIYQGMGIDRIAACYTIKDGMIVDAGSAITIDIMSAGMHLGGFILPGLSAYEKGYASISERLKMPLNPSIALDALPQKTSDALSYGVIKSIITLLEITCKDKRIFFTGGDGKFFSKFFSNAIFDRTLIFRGMLKVIQEAHLD
- the hisG gene encoding ATP phosphoribosyltransferase, whose amino-acid sequence is MLTVALPKGRIAEDTLAIFEKIFGTEFRFDDRKLILEADGFRFLLVRNQDVPAYVLHQSADIGVVGLDVLEEKDEDLLRLLDLGIGKCKVCVGIQEGKEIDYSAPELKVATKMTHITQKYFSKKAMAVEIIKLYGSIELAPLVGLSDVIVDVVETGSTMKQNGLKVVETILESSAYLIANKNSFIEKKEEITSLYYKINAIVN
- a CDS encoding response regulator — protein: MQKKLKILAVDDDFINLKLISSMLRKNQTVDVIMEATNGLDAINLLKTQGDIDLVLLDIKMPVMDGIEFLTNIQSMLEFKKIPIIVLTTDETRKNEAFEHGAFDFLVKPIRENDLSSKIAKVADLF